The following coding sequences are from one Candidatus Omnitrophota bacterium window:
- a CDS encoding alpha-N-arabinofuranosidase, whose product MCFIFTANGEELAGNRLVIHADKGGAEIDRNIYGHFSEHLGNCIYDGFWVGEDSPIPNTRGIRNDLVEAMKKIHTPVLRWPGGCFADEYHWKDGIGPRDQRRPMVNTHWGMVTEGNQFGTHEFMDLCEQIDCEPYICGNVGSGSVQEMQEWVEYMTFDGKSPMADLRRQNGRQEPWKVKYWGVGNESWGCGGNMTPDYYADLYKRFQTYLRNFSGNRLYKIACGANGGWADWTEVLMKQAGRNMNGLSLHYYCGSGKRSRSATKFDEEDWFDQIDRALKMDEILVLHGSIMDKYDPRKRVGLIVDEWGAWHEVEPGTNPGFLRQQNSLRDALVAGLTLNIFHQHCDRVKMTNIAQTINVLQSMALTDGEKMLLTPTYHVFDLYQVHQDAISLPTDLQCGDYEFGGKKIPSLNVSASRDQAGKIHISLCNFDPKNAAELNCELKGIQAKSVSGRLLTADEITAHNTFDKPENVKPVTFNGAKIDGGNLTANLPPKSVVVLEIE is encoded by the coding sequence ATGTGTTTCATCTTCACTGCAAATGGAGAAGAATTGGCGGGAAATCGCCTGGTCATACACGCCGATAAGGGCGGAGCCGAGATCGACCGGAATATCTATGGGCACTTTTCCGAGCACCTGGGAAACTGCATTTACGACGGCTTCTGGGTGGGCGAGGATAGTCCGATCCCCAACACCCGCGGCATTCGCAACGATCTTGTGGAGGCGATGAAGAAGATTCATACGCCGGTGCTGCGCTGGCCGGGGGGATGCTTCGCCGACGAGTATCACTGGAAAGATGGAATCGGGCCTCGCGATCAGCGGCGTCCGATGGTCAATACTCATTGGGGCATGGTGACGGAAGGAAACCAATTCGGAACGCACGAATTCATGGACCTGTGCGAGCAGATCGATTGCGAGCCGTACATCTGCGGCAACGTGGGCAGCGGTTCCGTGCAGGAAATGCAGGAATGGGTCGAATACATGACGTTCGACGGCAAAAGCCCAATGGCGGATTTACGGCGCCAGAACGGGCGGCAAGAGCCGTGGAAAGTGAAATACTGGGGCGTCGGCAACGAAAGCTGGGGCTGCGGCGGCAATATGACGCCGGATTATTACGCCGATCTCTACAAGCGTTTTCAGACTTATTTGCGCAATTTTTCCGGCAATCGGCTATATAAAATCGCCTGTGGCGCCAACGGTGGATGGGCGGACTGGACGGAAGTTCTTATGAAGCAAGCGGGTAGAAACATGAACGGCCTCAGCTTGCATTATTACTGCGGTTCGGGCAAGAGAAGCCGCTCGGCGACGAAATTCGACGAAGAGGATTGGTTCGATCAAATCGATCGCGCTTTGAAAATGGATGAGATTTTGGTGTTGCATGGATCGATCATGGATAAATACGATCCGCGAAAGAGAGTGGGGCTGATCGTGGACGAGTGGGGCGCATGGCATGAGGTCGAACCGGGAACCAATCCCGGCTTCTTGCGCCAGCAAAATTCGCTGCGCGACGCGCTGGTGGCGGGCCTCACGTTGAACATCTTCCATCAGCATTGCGACCGCGTGAAGATGACGAACATCGCACAGACCATTAACGTGCTGCAATCGATGGCGTTGACCGATGGGGAAAAAATGCTGCTGACGCCGACGTATCACGTCTTCGATCTCTACCAGGTTCATCAAGACGCCATTTCTCTACCCACGGATTTGCAATGCGGAGATTACGAATTCGGCGGTAAGAAGATTCCCTCATTGAACGTCTCCGCCTCGCGGGATCAAGCCGGTAAAATTCACATTTCTTTGTGCAATTTCGATCCCAAAAATGCGGCGGAATTGAACTGTGAGTTGAAAGGCATTCAAGCGAAAAGCGTCTCCGGACGGCTGCTGACCGCCGACGAGATTACAGCGCATAACACCTTCGACAAACCGGAAAACGTTAAACCGGTTACCTTCAATGGAGCCAAGATCGACGGCGGGAATTTAACGGCGAACTTGCCGCCAAAATCTGTCGTGGTTTTGGAAATCGAATAA
- a CDS encoding response regulator, which yields MSGIPRAFVASTSPLISRFIVKSCLKNGVDPIEMRNECDLLKELWQAKPDLIFIQATIIEQADVNVVARVKVDEHMGRALFVVTASRDDGADFAYKIGADAFLPVPHTEAQIEAILRHVLPWPKKILLVHSLEDPPVSLRQKLMSAGYSLVAADSGEEGVKTAAAESPDLVLCNFQLPDMSGLRLCERIKESILLNHIPVMVLSREWNLETKENCFESGVHQVLRYPFESGENLRIIASVVDAPRKSKKFKALVVDDSPLVREVVAKMFRQIGFFVITAEDGREGLQAAIAESPDIITSDCEMPVMDGYQFCMRLNQDPRTKNIPVIMITARKSKEDKERGRNVGVAVYMTKPFEVEELERRVTQVLVS from the coding sequence ATGAGCGGAATACCACGAGCCTTTGTTGCCAGCACAAGTCCGTTGATCTCGCGATTCATTGTCAAGTCGTGCTTGAAAAACGGCGTCGATCCCATCGAAATGCGCAACGAATGCGATTTGTTGAAAGAACTGTGGCAGGCCAAACCCGATCTCATCTTCATCCAGGCTACGATCATCGAACAAGCCGACGTCAACGTCGTCGCCCGCGTGAAAGTGGACGAACACATGGGACGCGCTCTTTTCGTGGTAACGGCTTCCCGCGACGACGGCGCGGATTTCGCTTATAAAATCGGCGCCGACGCTTTTCTACCCGTGCCTCATACTGAAGCCCAAATCGAAGCCATCTTGCGGCATGTCCTTCCTTGGCCCAAAAAAATCCTACTTGTCCATTCGCTGGAAGATCCGCCGGTCTCTCTTCGGCAAAAGCTCATGTCGGCGGGGTACAGCTTAGTAGCCGCCGATTCCGGCGAAGAAGGCGTAAAAACCGCCGCCGCCGAATCGCCGGATTTGGTCCTGTGCAATTTTCAACTGCCGGACATGAGCGGACTTCGATTGTGCGAACGCATCAAAGAATCCATACTGCTCAATCATATCCCCGTTATGGTTCTTAGCCGCGAATGGAACCTGGAGACGAAGGAAAACTGCTTCGAATCCGGCGTGCATCAGGTTCTGCGCTATCCCTTCGAATCGGGCGAAAATTTACGCATCATCGCCTCCGTCGTCGACGCGCCCCGCAAGAGCAAAAAATTCAAAGCCCTCGTCGTCGACGACAGCCCGCTGGTTCGCGAAGTCGTCGCCAAGATGTTCCGCCAAATCGGCTTTTTCGTCATCACGGCGGAAGACGGCCGCGAAGGACTGCAAGCCGCCATCGCAGAAAGCCCCGATATCATCACCTCCGACTGCGAAATGCCGGTGATGGACGGCTATCAATTTTGCATGAGGCTCAACCAGGATCCGCGCACGAAAAATATCCCCGTCATCATGATCACAGCCCGCAAATCGAAAGAAGATAAGGAAAGAGGCCGCAACGTGGGCGTCGCCGTCTATATGACTAAACCTTTCGAAGTGGAAGAACTC
- a CDS encoding DUF362 domain-containing protein, with amino-acid sequence MKDRIQESHLCSRRSFLRLGLGLAAAGPAALAYAQTQETAPSAAISPAHLANAKVAIARCRTYGKEVEESIKKCFDLLGGVGSLVKGKTVAVKVNFTGSPYQTLFSKPPGETYLTHGATACALASILMAEGAKRVRFIECAYYKKTLEEAMEMVGWDVKSLMQINGVEAENTRNLGQGKKYCELKVPGEGYLFNSFQLNHSYEDADIFVSLNKLKNHETAGVTLSMKNMFGITPCSLYGDDAGSEDATQARGAMHGTSGWGKKNIVLPGAKKVLDAVAGVVVPRIVVDICAARPIHLAVIDGITSMKGGEGFWNAKIKPTAPGIVMAGLNPVSTDAVGTAVMGYANPRAERGTAPFEKCDNHLLLAERVGLGTADLSKIDVRGLSIEEARYPYNA; translated from the coding sequence ATGAAGGATAGAATACAAGAGTCTCATCTTTGCAGCCGCCGTTCTTTTTTACGGTTAGGATTGGGATTGGCCGCCGCCGGTCCGGCGGCGCTGGCTTATGCGCAAACCCAAGAGACGGCGCCCTCCGCCGCCATTTCCCCCGCTCATCTAGCCAATGCCAAAGTCGCTATCGCCCGCTGCCGAACATACGGCAAAGAAGTGGAAGAATCGATCAAGAAATGCTTCGACCTTCTTGGCGGCGTCGGTTCTCTCGTCAAAGGCAAAACCGTAGCAGTGAAGGTGAACTTTACTGGCAGCCCCTATCAGACCCTGTTCAGCAAACCTCCGGGAGAGACTTACTTGACTCACGGCGCCACGGCTTGCGCCCTCGCTTCCATATTAATGGCGGAAGGAGCGAAAAGGGTTCGCTTTATCGAATGCGCCTATTATAAAAAAACTTTGGAAGAAGCCATGGAAATGGTCGGTTGGGACGTAAAATCGCTTATGCAAATCAATGGCGTGGAGGCGGAAAACACCCGCAATCTTGGTCAGGGCAAAAAATATTGCGAATTAAAAGTCCCCGGTGAAGGTTATCTCTTCAATTCCTTCCAACTGAATCACTCGTATGAAGACGCGGATATCTTCGTCTCGCTAAACAAACTAAAAAATCATGAAACCGCTGGCGTTACTCTCTCGATGAAAAATATGTTCGGAATCACTCCCTGCTCGCTTTACGGCGACGACGCCGGTTCCGAGGACGCTACCCAAGCGCGCGGCGCTATGCACGGAACCAGCGGCTGGGGCAAAAAGAATATCGTCTTGCCCGGCGCAAAAAAAGTATTAGACGCCGTTGCGGGCGTCGTCGTTCCCCGTATCGTCGTGGATATCTGCGCCGCCCGGCCGATTCACCTAGCCGTCATTGACGGCATCACATCCATGAAAGGCGGCGAGGGATTTTGGAACGCCAAGATTAAACCCACCGCCCCCGGCATCGTTATGGCGGGTCTGAATCCCGTCTCTACCGACGCTGTAGGAACGGCCGTGATGGGTTATGCGAATCCCAGAGCCGAACGTGGAACGGCGCCGTTCGAGAAATGCGACAATCATCTCCTGCTCGCCGAACGTGTGGGCTTGGGAACGGCGGACCTCTCGAAAATCGACGTGCGCGGATTATCGATCGAAGAAGCCCGTTATCCCTATAACGCATAA